The following coding sequences are from one Primulina eburnea isolate SZY01 chromosome 15, ASM2296580v1, whole genome shotgun sequence window:
- the LOC140815404 gene encoding uncharacterized protein, translating to MVTTRKTTGNHSGPHNPEGGQENPSPSHLPEELAQLIAAAVQKALAERALPEPSQSKENEAMGESPPEKERDREENSQAFSKAPTLTMAQELEDLKKKVKELEAKVGSSHISTPAGSQGCLFSLEIVSEPLPAHFKATKIREYDGNSDPDEHLTRFENMAMLHCYSDKIKCKVFLTTLVDSAQRWFEKLEPRSIQSFAGFRDTFLHHFSSSKRYKKTAFSLFEVKQAGDESLRAYIRRFNKASLEVPACAPETKTTAFTQGLREGDFFRSLVKKQPGNFEDLLSQAEKYINMEEAQRQKRESTRRERSDRVGKVDDNARGNNLGRFSRYVPMKPHRGEGVHLCDGDRRVKLYRSPPSLPPTPKMCSYHGECAHSTSECRRLKRAPSQSGPGDQEQLTKKSQRPPWVKRDAGYRPGDIGPVRQERKDNAGQTSQSRENKDGGRSPTLGVIKMISGGSTDGDSNRARKAHSRHESFGVDGAVRGEGPVISFGPRDLQGVSLPHNDALVIQAKVANYDIRRVFVDSGSSVNIIFQEALDQMNLEDYQLRPVETALFGFAGHTVYPRGEITLPLQWEPRSSERL from the coding sequence atggttaCTACTCGTAAAACTACTGGGAACCACTCTGGTCCTCACAATCCTGAAGGAGGTCAAGAAAATCCATCGCCCAGTCACCTCCCAGAGGAGTTGGCTCAGTTGATAGCTGCTGCGGTCCAAAAAGCCCTCGCCGAAAGGGCCCTACCCGAACCCAGCCAGTCAAAAGAAAATGAGGCAATGGGAGAATCTCCTCCCGAGAAAGAAAGAGACAGAGAAGAAAATTCCCAGGCGTTTTCCAAAGCTCCTACCCTTACTATGGCCCAGGAGCTggaagatttgaagaaaaaagtGAAAGAGTTGGAAGCCAAAGTCGGGTCATCTCATATTTCAACCCCAGCTGGTTCCCAGGGATGCCTCTTCTCCCTGGAGATTGTAAGTGAGCCTCTCCCTGCTCATTTCAAAGCTACCAAAATCCGGGAGTATGATGGAAACTCAGACCCTGATGAGCATCTCACCCGGTTTGAGAATATGGCCATGTTACATTGCtattctgacaaaatcaagtGCAAGGTATTCCTAACCACCCTGGTGGACTCTGCCCAGAGGTGGTTCGAGAAATTGGAGCCTCGGAGCATACAATCTTTTGCAGGTTTCAGAGACACCTTCTTGCACCACTTTAGCAGCAGCAAGAGGTACAAGAAGACTGCTTTCAGCCTGTTCGAGGTAAAACAAGCAGGTGATGAGTCTCTTCGGGCGTACATTCGCCGGTTCAATAAAGCATCCCTGGAGGTGCCGGCTTGTGCTCCTGAGACCAAAACTACAGCGTTCACGCAGGGACTCAGGGAAGGAGATTTTTTCAGGTCCTTGGTGAAGAAGCAGCCCGGGAATTTTGAAGATCTGCTGTCCCAAGCAGAAAAGTACATAAACATGGAGGAAGCACAGCGGCAGAAAAGGGAGTCCACCCGCAGAGAAAGAAGTGACCGAGTTGGGAAAGTTGATGACAACGCCCGGGGAAATAATCTCGGGCGTTTCTCTCGATACGTCCCCATGAAGCCGCATCGTGGGGAAGGAGTCCATCTTTGCGACGGTGATCGGAGAGTCAAACTATACCGGTCACCTCCAAGCCTGCCACCTACTCCCAAGATGTGCTCCTATCATGGAGAGTGTGCTCACAGCACGAGTGAATGCCGGAGATTGAAGCGGGCCCCTTCCCAGTCGGGCCCTGGTGATCAGGAGCAATTAACAAAGAAATCCCAGAGACCACCGTGGGTAAAAAGAGATGCAGGGTATAGGCCGGGGGACATAGGCCCGGTCAGACAAGAGAGGAAAGATAACGCCGGTCAAACATCTCAAAGCCGGGAAAATAAAGACGGAGGAAGGTCACCAACCCTCGGGGTGATCAAAATGATCTCGGGAGGATCAACAGATGGAGACTCCAACCGAGCCCGGAAAGCGCATTCCCGGCACGAGAGTTTTGGAGTGGATGGTGCAGTAAGGGGTGAGGGGCCGGTTATAAGTTTTGGCCCTCGGGATCTTcagggagtcagcctcccaCACAATGACGCTTTGGTCATCCAGGCAAAAGTGGCGAATTACGATATTCGCCGGGTTTTTGTCGATTCTGGAAGCTCGGTGAACATTATTTTTCAGGAGGCCTTGGACCAGATGAATTTGGAGGATTATCAGTTGCGGCCAGTGGAAACAGCCTTATTCGGATTTGCCGGCCACACTGTCTATCCTCGAGGGGAAATCACTCTGCCCCTCCAATGGGAGCCGAGGAGCTCAGAAAGACTGTGA